From Phaenicophaeus curvirostris isolate KB17595 unplaced genomic scaffold, BPBGC_Pcur_1.0 scaffold_439, whole genome shotgun sequence, one genomic window encodes:
- the LOC138735093 gene encoding toll-like receptor 13 produces the protein MDPPALLLPLLLVLLVPPPSASPYGFRNCIQSPWDAGLFRCVQRFLAAVSAAVDDLPAAATALNLSHNALAGLPAAAFARLPRLRSLDVAYNRLAAVAPGAFAGLGALGALDLSHNRLAALPAGGFAGLEALARLDLAHNRLTALGAGAFAGLGNLSALRLDGNPLASVAPEALAPLGNLSRLWLRRCQLAALGPVVLAARPLRRLRLLDLCGNRLAALGPAPALPPALRELRLCNNSLGALAGAPRGLAAALRVLDLSYNNISEAAAFARLELRNLSRLRVAGNPLEAWRLLQASDVPPRSLDLAGLRLEPAALGELCGRLGPRALRRLRLLRNGLRALPDAALAACPAARTLDLSGNRLRQLSCAGRLLRAEQRQALRELVVEHNLLRALPSCQQAPALPRLSNLSLRFNRILEVGPGAFADAPRLRLLRLDVNGLAWLHRDALRGLAELRELRLDNNLLTDLYPGAFGDMGRLRVLNLRNNRVSVLFPGAFAGLAALETLDLGGNNLRHLAGAALRGLGRLRRLYLDRNRLQEVSAEAFGAVQATLGVLDLSANNLRFITRRPRRRPPFRHLRRLYDLKLQGQRPYGLRIIPHGFFGGLSGLRSLYLAQNWLLAVAPDAFDDLAELRYLTLADCGGGMGLLPAGVFKNLSELRALDLENAGLRGLGPEVLGNLSRLQRLRLGKNELRTLDPRLPGRLPALRYLDLRKCPLSCSCANAWLPGWLRRAGLQVVYLYNYSCGGGGGGAGPPAYLHSFDTRVCFLDVGLYLFAATAPAVLLLLALPLLHHRAYWRLRYHLFLLRAWAGGRWRREARRYAYDSFVSYNSADEAWVLGQLVPQLERAALRLCLHHRDFRPGRAIVDNIVDAIYNSRKTVCVLSRSYLRSEWCSLEIQLASYRLFDELRDVLVLVFLEAIPDAELSAYHRMRRVLLKRTYLRWPPEPPAQPLFWAKLRRALRGGDEGDEEEPSGEGSEPP, from the coding sequence ATGGATCCCCCtgcgctgctgctgccgctgctgctggtgctgctggtgccgCCGCCGTCGGCGTCGCCCTACGGGTTCCGCAACTGCATCCAGTCGCCGTGGGACGCGGGGCTGTTCCGCTGCGTCCAGCGCTTCCTCGCGGCGGTGTCGGCGGCCGTGGACGACCTGCCGGCGGCCGCCACGGCCCTCAACCTGTCGCACAACGCGCTGGCGGGGCTGCCGGCCGCCGCCTTCGCCCGCCTGCCGCGCCTGCGCTCGCTCGACGTCGCCTACAACCGCCTGGCGGCCGTGGCGCCGGGGGCCTtcgcggggctgggggcgctGGGCGCCCTCGACCTGTCGCACAACCGGCTGGCGGCGCTGCCCGCCGGCGGCTTCGCGGGGCTGGAGGCGCTGGCGCGGCTGGACTTGGCCCACAACCGGCTGACGGCGCTGGGCGCCGGCGCCTTCGCCGGCCTCGGCAACCTCTCGGCGCTGCGGCTGGACGGCAACCCGCTGGCCAGCGTGGCCCCCGAGGCGCTGGCGCcgctgggcaacctgagccggCTGTGGCTGCGGCGCTGCCAGCTGGCCGCCCTGGGGCCCGTGGTGCTGGCCGCGCGGCCGCTGCGGCGCCTGCGGCTGCTGGACCTGTGCGGCAACCGGCTGGCGGCGCTGGGCCCGGCGCCGGCGCTGCCGCCCGCGCTGCGCGAGCTGCGCCTCTGCAACAACTCGCTGGGCGCGCTGGCCGGGGCGCCGCGGGGGCTGGCGGCCGCGCTGCGCGTCCTCGACCTCTCCTACAACAACATCTCGGAGGCCGCGGCCTTCGCGCGGCTCGAGCTGCGCAACCTGAGCCGGCTGCGCGTGGCCGGCAACCCCCTCGAGGCGTGGCGGCTGCTGCAGGCGTCGGACGTGCCGCCGCGCAGCCTGGACCTGGCGGGGCTGCGCCTGGAGCCGGCGGCGCTGGGCGAGCTGTGCGGGCGCCTGGGGCCCCGCGCGCTGCGGCGGCTGCGGCTGCTGCGCAACGGGCTGCGGGCGCTGCCGGACGCGGCGCTGGCCGCCTGCCCCGCCGCCCGCACGCTGGACCTGAGCGGCAACCGGCTGCGGCAGCTGAGCTGCGCGGGGCGGCTGCTGCGCGCGGAGCAGCGGCAGGCGCTGCGGGAGCTGGTGGTGGAGCACAACCTGCTGCGGGCGCTGCCCTCGTGCCAGCAGGCGCCGGCGCTGCCGCGGCTCTCCAACCTCTCGCTGCGCTTCAACCGCATCCTGGAGGTGGGGCCGGGCGCCTTCGCCGACGCGCCGCGGCTGCGGCTGCTGCGCCTCGACGTCAACGGGCTGGCCTGGCTGCACCGGGACGCGCTGCGGGGCCTGGCGGAGCTGCGGGAGCTGCGCCTcgacaacaacctcctcaccgaCCTCTACCCCGGCGCCTTCGGCGACATGGGCCGGCTGCGCGTCCTCAACCTGCGCAACAACCGCGTCTCCGTCCTCTTCCCCGGCGCCTTCGCGGGGCTGGCGGCGCTGGAGACGCTGGATCTGGGGGGGAACAACCTGCGGCACCTGGCGGGCGCGGCGCTGCGGGGGCTGGGCCGGCTGCGGCGCCTCTACCTGGACCGCAACCGGCTGCAGGAGGTGAGCGCCGAGGCCTTCGGGGCGGTGCAGGCCACGCTGGGCGTGCTGGACCTCAGCGCCAACAACCTGCGCTTCATCACGCGGCGTCCGCGCCGGCGCCCGCCCTTCCGGCACCTGCGGCGCCTCTACGACCTGAAGCTGCAGGGGCAGCGGCCGTACGGGCTCCGCATCATCCCGCACGGCTTCTTCGGCGGCCTGAGCGGCCTGCGCTCGCTCTACCTGGCGCAGAACTGGCTGCTGGCGGTGGCGCCCGACGCCTTCGACGACCTGGCCGAGCTGCGCTACCTGACGCTGGCCGACTGCGGCGGCGGGATGGGCCTGCTCCCCGCCGGCGTCTTCAAGAACCTCAGCGAGCTGCGGGCGCTGGACCTGGAGAACGCGGGGCTGCGCGGGCTGGGCCCCGAGGtgctgggcaacctgagccggCTGCAGCGGCTGCGGCTGGGCAAGAACGAGCTGCGCACGCTGGACCCGCGGCTGCCGGGCCGCCTGCCCGCCCTGCGCTACCTGGACCTGCGCAAGTGCCCGCTGAGCTGCTCGTGCGCCAACGCCTGGCTGCCGGGCTGGCTGCGCCGCGCCGGCCTGCAGGTCGTCTACCTCTACAACTACagctgcggcggcggcggcggcggcgcggggccgccCGCCTACCTGCACAGCTTCGACACGCGCGTCTGCTTCCTGGACGTGGGGCTCTACCTGTTCGCGGCGACGGCGCCCgccgtgctgctgctgctggcgctgCCGCTGCTGCACCACCGCGCCTACTGGCGCCTGCGCTACCACCTGTTCCTGCTGCGCGCGTGGGCCGGCGGGCGCTGGCGGCGCGAGGCGCGGCGTTACGCCTACGACAGCTTCGTCTCCTACAACTCGGCCGACGAGGCCTGGGTGCTGGGCCAGCTGGTGCCGCAGCTGGAGCGCGCCGCCCTGCGCCTCTGCCTGCACCACCGCGACTTCCGCCCCGGCAGGGCCATCGTCGACAACATCGTGGACGCCATCTACAACAGCCGCAAGACGGTGTGCGTGCTGAGCCGCAGCTACCTGCGCAGCGAGTGGTGCTCGCTCGAGATCCAGCTGGCCAGCTACCGCCTCTTCGACGAGCTGCGCGACGTGCTGGTGCTCGTCTTCCTCGAGGCCATTCCCGACGCCGAGCTCTCCGCCTACCACCGCATGCGCCGCGTCCTGCTCAAGAGAACGTACCTGCGCTGGCCGCCCGAGCCGCCCGCGCAGCCGCTCTTCTGGGCCAAGCTGCGGCGCGCCCTGCGCGGCGGCGACGAGGGCGACGAGGAGGAACCCTCCGGGGAAGGCTCCGAGCCGCCCTAG